Proteins encoded within one genomic window of Oncorhynchus nerka isolate Pitt River linkage group LG9b, Oner_Uvic_2.0, whole genome shotgun sequence:
- the LOC115119852 gene encoding C-C motif chemokine 4-like has translation MAQIRAPVIVLLVLLAVGLFTTEASAAKQARRRRFCCQSYTGGEIPSAVIVGYTLQTTTEICRIPAIIFHTKNGKDLCADLSQSWVIQHVNQLRDKAVHISKSQS, from the exons ATGGCCCAGATCAGAGCCCCTGTTATTGTGCTGCTCGTGCTCCTGGCTGTGGGGCTGTTCACTACTGAGGCTTCTGCAGCTAAACAAG CACGTCGTAGAAGATTCTGCTGTCAAAGTTATACTGGTGGGGAAATACCTTCTGCAGTTATCGTAGGATATACCCTACAGACCACGACTGAAATCTGCAGAATCCCTGCCATCAT ATTCCACACTAAAAATGGGAAAGATTTGTGTGCAGACCTTTCCCAGAGCTGGGTGATCCAACATGTCAACCAACTGAG GGACAAGGCGGTTCACATCAGTAAATCACAGTCCTAA